A stretch of the Geovibrio thiophilus genome encodes the following:
- a CDS encoding glycosyltransferase family 2 protein, with amino-acid sequence MMNPEISVVIPFYNEAENINTVCAELRSVLESSVKRRWETVLVNDGSTDGTDDEINKWTADPRFRAVHLHRNMGQSAALFAGFSAAEGEYIFTLDGDGQNDPADIPLLLEKMLELGVDMMCGVRAKRNDNIIRRFSSRLANRLRSRILGDSISDVGCSSRGFRRECLDSFRFFRNAHRFFPALVQIAGFTVAEMPVRHRHRNKGVSKYGAGINSRLWAGIADLFGVYWMKKRYISVSCYEYGKNQESIQRVPMASGE; translated from the coding sequence ATGATGAATCCGGAAATCTCAGTGGTGATTCCGTTTTACAATGAGGCGGAAAATATTAACACGGTTTGTGCGGAGCTACGCTCTGTGCTTGAATCATCGGTAAAACGCAGGTGGGAGACTGTGCTTGTGAATGACGGCTCAACTGACGGCACAGACGATGAGATAAACAAATGGACGGCGGATCCACGTTTCAGGGCTGTTCACCTGCACAGAAACATGGGTCAGTCCGCGGCGCTATTTGCGGGATTCAGTGCGGCTGAGGGAGAATATATTTTCACTCTCGACGGTGACGGACAGAACGATCCCGCGGATATACCTCTTCTTCTGGAAAAAATGCTGGAGCTCGGTGTGGATATGATGTGCGGCGTGCGCGCCAAAAGGAACGACAACATCATCCGCAGATTCTCAAGCAGGCTTGCGAACAGGCTTCGTTCACGCATACTCGGCGACAGCATAAGCGATGTGGGCTGCTCAAGCAGAGGCTTCAGAAGAGAATGTCTGGACAGCTTCCGTTTCTTTCGCAATGCGCACAGGTTCTTTCCTGCTTTAGTTCAGATAGCCGGCTTCACGGTGGCGGAGATGCCGGTGAGACACAGGCACAGGAACAAGGGTGTCAGTAAATACGGCGCGGGCATAAACAGCCGTCTTTGGGCGGGCATAGCGGATCTTTTCGGCGTGTACTGGATGAAGAAGAGATACATTTCCGTATCGTGCTATGAATACGG
- a CDS encoding ArnT family glycosyltransferase has translation MKDTEFLLTKSMIFVLLLSVYTGAFAHRDVLSVDIMEARNYITAREMVLDGNWLFPTLNGELRIAKPPVPTWITAFVFRLAGADNNLAASRIPSALAGLIMLAGVYFISLHVTRSKKAAFYSVIVLSTSYLFFYMTRRNTWDIYAQAFMTAAIAAYCRALPAKEAGERILMYALAGLFAALSFMSKGPVAFYGLLLPFLASGFYLFRLKPVSFSGLAVFSAVAATLSLLWPMYIYFHETHSALSTAASEASAWADRHVKPFWYYFQFPLMSGLWAVFLLPLLVPGFSSTRLGRRRAAFYLIWLVVSLILLSVIPEKKDRYLLPVIIPAALMIGEYMSLLTGKLKKTAADSIVLGIWSGISFSLAVFVFISAAAAQLWFGLYNSMFFIIGESAVLYAVFCLSASFLRRETDKYIPLSVTVFCLAVIVAVPAAESFVPDKDFRVLEQVRADAASGYKGDFYGDLSIKEIWAVGNKVRPLDEFIDNKTKDTAYFITRGELNEETLSSMALSAEHLKTYSPEERRQWNFYKISRKK, from the coding sequence ATGAAAGACACAGAGTTTCTTCTGACCAAAAGCATGATTTTTGTTCTCCTCCTTTCTGTTTACACCGGAGCCTTTGCGCACCGTGATGTTCTCTCAGTGGATATAATGGAGGCGCGCAACTACATAACCGCAAGGGAGATGGTTCTTGACGGGAACTGGCTTTTTCCGACACTTAACGGTGAGCTGAGGATAGCCAAGCCGCCTGTCCCGACATGGATAACCGCTTTTGTATTCCGGCTTGCGGGAGCCGATAATAATCTTGCGGCAAGCCGCATTCCCTCGGCGCTTGCAGGACTTATCATGCTTGCTGGCGTGTATTTCATATCCCTGCACGTAACAAGATCGAAAAAGGCCGCTTTCTATTCCGTAATAGTTCTGAGCACCAGTTATCTGTTTTTCTATATGACACGCAGAAACACATGGGACATCTACGCGCAGGCGTTTATGACTGCCGCCATAGCCGCGTACTGCCGTGCCCTGCCTGCTAAAGAGGCAGGAGAACGAATACTTATGTACGCTCTTGCAGGGCTTTTTGCCGCGCTTTCTTTTATGAGTAAGGGACCCGTGGCGTTCTACGGACTGCTTCTGCCCTTTCTCGCATCCGGATTTTATCTTTTCCGGCTTAAACCCGTGAGCTTTTCCGGTCTTGCGGTATTTTCGGCTGTTGCGGCCACACTTTCCCTCCTGTGGCCTATGTATATATATTTTCATGAAACACACTCAGCGCTCAGCACTGCCGCCTCAGAGGCATCAGCGTGGGCTGATCGGCATGTTAAGCCCTTCTGGTATTATTTCCAGTTTCCGCTCATGTCCGGTCTTTGGGCTGTGTTCTTGCTCCCTCTGCTTGTTCCGGGGTTTTCTTCCACACGTCTCGGCAGGCGGAGGGCAGCTTTTTACCTTATCTGGCTCGTTGTTTCCCTTATTCTTCTTTCCGTCATACCGGAGAAGAAGGATCGCTATCTTCTGCCTGTGATCATACCTGCCGCGCTCATGATAGGTGAGTACATGAGTCTTCTCACCGGAAAGCTGAAGAAAACAGCGGCAGACAGCATTGTTCTCGGAATATGGAGCGGGATCTCATTCTCATTAGCTGTTTTTGTTTTCATTTCGGCTGCCGCCGCACAGCTCTGGTTCGGGCTTTATAACAGCATGTTTTTCATAATCGGCGAATCGGCAGTGCTTTATGCGGTTTTTTGCCTGTCGGCAAGCTTTCTCAGACGGGAGACGGACAAATATATCCCCCTGTCCGTGACGGTATTCTGCCTTGCTGTGATTGTTGCAGTTCCTGCGGCGGAATCATTTGTGCCGGATAAAGATTTCAGAGTTTTGGAACAGGTCAGGGCAGACGCCGCGTCCGGATACAAAGGTGATTTTTACGGTGATCTCAGCATAAAAGAGATTTGGGCTGTGGGGAACAAGGTGCGCCCGCTGGATGAATTTATTGATAACAAAACAAAGGATACGGCGTATTTCATAACCCGGGGAGAATTGAATGAAGAGACTCTCAGCAGTATGGCTCTTTCCGCGGAGCATCTGAAAACTTATTCACCGGAGGAAAGAAGGCAATGGAACTTTTACAAAATAAGCAGGAAAAAATGA
- a CDS encoding sensor histidine kinase — protein MSIRLKISILIASAGLLSALVFSASVLFEMLEQPFRVMDTELRTVAFESVAALDQAGVAGVRDNRRYWIKIYKRGEPEPLYVSHIAQKIDLPESNGRKSLAHAYVPDELSYVEHDSHGKTAFRIRRFVIEKEHTGVFEEDDDDGNYDDDELKYIVYAALSAERVSDEIADLMLSVAAGLLLSVVVLTAVSYMIAGYILRPVRLMNARTRSITERHLNLRIPLKEKAGASDEFNTLAMTLNGVFDRLENAFNKQKRLIADASHELKTPLSIMRLITDEVNMSGSISADDARRLSEQVLRMERLVKNILNLSTLELDSGISAEAVELRSMLEALKEDYSLLASERGISIVSEFTGVLTVGGDFDKLFRAFSNILDNAVKYTSDGGIIRITGFRTDETVKIKIFNTGAGIPAASIGRVFEQFYRVEESRASRYGGSGLGLAIVKRIIELHKGEINIESVQGESATVTVILPSS, from the coding sequence ATGAGCATAAGGCTTAAGATTTCCATACTGATCGCCTCCGCAGGGCTTCTATCCGCACTGGTGTTCTCTGCGTCGGTTCTCTTTGAAATGCTGGAACAGCCTTTCAGGGTTATGGATACGGAGCTGCGCACAGTTGCCTTTGAGTCGGTTGCGGCTCTGGATCAGGCAGGAGTGGCGGGAGTGAGGGACAACAGGCGCTACTGGATCAAGATCTATAAGCGCGGTGAACCTGAACCGCTGTACGTTTCCCATATAGCACAGAAAATAGATCTGCCGGAAAGCAACGGCAGGAAAAGCCTTGCGCATGCCTATGTGCCTGATGAGCTTTCATATGTGGAGCATGATTCCCACGGGAAGACTGCTTTCAGAATCCGCCGCTTTGTAATAGAGAAGGAGCACACCGGCGTTTTTGAGGAAGATGATGACGACGGAAACTACGATGACGACGAACTGAAGTACATTGTTTACGCGGCACTGTCCGCAGAGAGGGTCAGTGATGAGATAGCGGATCTCATGCTCAGTGTGGCGGCAGGGCTTCTGCTTTCGGTGGTAGTGCTCACAGCGGTGAGCTACATGATAGCAGGTTACATCCTCCGCCCTGTGAGGCTTATGAATGCGCGGACAAGAAGTATAACAGAGCGTCATCTGAATCTTAGAATACCCCTCAAGGAAAAGGCAGGAGCATCGGATGAATTCAACACTCTTGCCATGACGCTCAACGGGGTTTTTGACCGCTTGGAAAATGCTTTTAATAAACAAAAGAGACTTATAGCCGATGCCTCCCACGAACTTAAGACTCCGCTGAGCATCATGCGCCTGATAACCGATGAGGTGAATATGTCGGGCAGCATCTCGGCAGATGACGCCCGAAGGCTTTCTGAGCAGGTTTTGCGTATGGAAAGACTGGTGAAAAACATATTGAATCTTTCCACTCTCGAACTGGACAGCGGAATAAGCGCCGAAGCCGTGGAGCTCAGGAGCATGCTTGAAGCACTGAAGGAGGACTATTCACTTCTTGCTTCAGAGCGGGGAATAAGTATTGTCTCGGAGTTCACAGGGGTTCTGACTGTGGGCGGGGATTTTGATAAGCTGTTCCGAGCTTTTTCCAATATTCTGGACAATGCGGTAAAATATACGTCTGATGGGGGCATTATCAGAATAACCGGATTCCGCACAGATGAAACAGTAAAGATAAAAATCTTCAACACGGGGGCAGGGATTCCCGCTGCGTCCATCGGCAGGGTATTTGAGCAGTTCTACAGAGTTGAGGAGTCCCGTGCGTCCCGCTATGGCGGTTCAGGGCTCGGGCTTGCGATAGTTAAAAGAATAATTGAACTCCACAAGGGTGAAATAAATATAGAAAGCGTTCAGGGGGAATCAGCTACAGTTACGGTTATTCTGCCGTCATCATAA
- a CDS encoding response regulator transcription factor encodes MRILIVEDEPELNEQLRRTLEAQKYSADCAYDGEQALDRLAEVPYDLVLLDVMLPKLDGFALLREARNMGIDSPVLMLTARTGTGDKIKGLDSGADDYLTKPFSTDELLARVRALLRRAGGQTASVLRAGSLSLDTVKREVAVDGKAVELTQREFSILEFLMYNKNRAVSRFSLAEHVWGDDFEPFSMSNFMDVHIKNLRKKINAADGESVVKTIRGVGYIIRDGQE; translated from the coding sequence ATGAGAATACTGATTGTTGAAGATGAACCGGAACTTAATGAACAGCTCAGGCGTACGCTTGAGGCTCAGAAATACTCCGCCGACTGCGCCTATGACGGAGAACAGGCGCTGGACAGATTAGCTGAGGTTCCTTACGATCTTGTTCTTCTGGATGTGATGCTCCCGAAGCTCGACGGATTCGCATTACTGCGTGAAGCCAGAAACATGGGTATTGACTCACCAGTTCTTATGCTCACTGCCAGAACCGGAACGGGCGATAAAATCAAAGGGCTTGATTCGGGTGCTGATGATTACCTCACAAAACCTTTTTCCACTGACGAACTGCTGGCGAGAGTGCGCGCGCTGCTCAGACGTGCAGGCGGGCAAACCGCCTCAGTGCTTCGCGCAGGCAGCCTCAGTCTGGACACGGTGAAGCGGGAGGTCGCAGTGGACGGAAAGGCAGTGGAGCTCACCCAAAGGGAGTTCTCCATTCTTGAATTTCTGATGTATAATAAAAATCGTGCCGTTTCCCGCTTCAGCTTGGCAGAGCATGTATGGGGAGACGACTTTGAGCCTTTCAGCATGTCCAATTTCATGGATGTACACATAAAAAATCTCCGCAAAAAAATAAACGCCGCTGATGGTGAATCCGTTGTGAAAACCATACGAGGCGTGGGCTATATAATCAGGGACGGTCAGGAATGA
- the mqnC gene encoding cyclic dehypoxanthinyl futalosine synthase yields the protein MTKKRLTKQDVVRMLETADLYELAREADGIRKRLHPEGVVTFVVDRNINYTNICTCKCSFCAFYRAADEEGAYVLDKEQLKQKIEETKALGGTQILLQGGLHPTLGIEFYEEMLSYMKSLGVWLHAFSPPEVHHIAKISGLTIAETIARLVKAGMDSIPGGGAELLVDEERLRISPNKILSDKWLGVMEEAHKQGLKTSATMMFKADDEYGKIAEHFDRIRSLQDKTGGFTAFIPWAFQPDNTELGGKKVSPVEYLRIFAAARIYLDNIKNLQVSWVTQGPKIGQTALRFGGNDFGSLMIEENVVASCGASFRMSVEEIVHNIERAGFKAAQRDMQYNIVKHF from the coding sequence ATGACAAAAAAGCGGTTAACAAAACAGGACGTCGTAAGGATGCTGGAAACGGCAGACCTGTACGAACTCGCCCGTGAAGCGGACGGAATACGGAAAAGGCTTCATCCCGAAGGGGTTGTAACTTTCGTTGTAGACAGAAACATAAACTACACAAACATATGCACATGTAAATGCTCGTTTTGTGCCTTTTACCGCGCGGCAGACGAAGAAGGCGCATATGTTCTCGATAAGGAACAGCTAAAGCAGAAAATAGAGGAAACCAAGGCACTCGGAGGAACACAGATACTCCTTCAGGGCGGGCTGCACCCCACATTGGGCATTGAGTTTTATGAAGAGATGCTCTCCTACATGAAATCACTCGGTGTTTGGCTGCACGCCTTCAGCCCGCCGGAGGTACACCACATTGCGAAGATAAGCGGTCTCACCATTGCCGAAACCATCGCAAGGCTTGTCAAGGCGGGGATGGACTCCATTCCCGGCGGCGGAGCGGAGCTTCTGGTGGATGAGGAAAGGCTGCGCATAAGCCCGAATAAGATACTCTCGGACAAATGGCTCGGGGTGATGGAAGAGGCGCACAAGCAGGGACTGAAAACAAGCGCCACCATGATGTTCAAAGCGGATGACGAATACGGAAAGATAGCTGAGCATTTTGATAGAATACGCTCATTGCAGGATAAAACAGGCGGCTTCACGGCGTTTATCCCGTGGGCTTTTCAACCGGACAACACAGAACTGGGCGGAAAAAAGGTAAGCCCCGTTGAGTATTTAAGGATATTCGCCGCCGCGCGCATTTATCTGGACAACATAAAGAATCTTCAGGTTTCATGGGTCACTCAGGGACCGAAGATCGGGCAGACGGCGCTGCGCTTCGGCGGAAACGACTTCGGCAGCCTGATGATAGAGGAAAATGTCGTAGCCTCCTGCGGGGCATCCTTCCGCATGAGTGTGGAGGAGATCGTCCACAACATAGAACGCGCCGGCTTCAAAGCAGCGCAGAGAGATATGCAGTATAATATAGTCAAACACTTTTAG